A single region of the Ziziphus jujuba cultivar Dongzao chromosome 10, ASM3175591v1 genome encodes:
- the LOC132799785 gene encoding uncharacterized protein LOC132799785, which translates to MASSSRSGSLADHKEEEEESKKLEKKQFPSQTRFYDPNKKATIYYDSLNGTSNFSDQTERHVHLNGTFLLKPEDENRINFTFKSERWSIYGFMPKYLSQGRVISNILFEAKIRFEIAGWKFLPRTIYIDCWPLVVFDNNQNPRNPTFKPTVRKVDY; encoded by the exons ATGGCTTCCAGTTCCAGGTCTGGGTCCCTAGCGGatcacaaagaagaagaagaagaatcgaaaaaattggagaaaaagCAGTTTCCGTCGCAAACAAG ATTCTATGACCCAAATAAAAAGGCAACCATTTACTATGACAGTTTGAATGGTACTTCCAACTTCAGTGATCAAACAGAGAGACATGTGCATCTAAACGGAACCTTTCTTCTAAAACCTGAAGATGAAAATCGCataaatttcacatttaaaTCTGAACGCTGGTCCATTTATGGTTTTATGCCAAAGTACCTATCGCAGGGACGTGtcatatcaaatattttgttcGAGGCGAAGATAAGGTTTGAGATTGCAGGTTGGAAGTTTCTGCCTCGCACTATATACATTGACTGTTGGCCTTTAGTGGTGTTCGATAATAACCAAAATCCAAGGAATCCAACTTTTAAACCCACTGTCCGCAAGgttgattattaa
- the LOC125420953 gene encoding uncharacterized protein At1g08160, translating into MASGSNTSKFDDQQQHNATKKQPRKSKMHWGRFGEWRNPNARPFYAIEYAHIEMVVINPVRTSLTGNFSFVMRAYNPNKNSTIYYESMKIYNTTDSRNETASPVRLVENFTQPPFNVTRIHFFVLATFSSDDGADILNEYLLQGRITANISVKAAMRFRYGSWISTPHAIGIYCQPAAVLLKRNFQTTGCYVDL; encoded by the exons atggcTTCCGGTAGTAATACTTCCAAGTTTGATGATCAGCAGCAGCATAATGCAACAAAGAAGCAGCcaagaaaaagcaaaatg CACTGGGGACGATTTGGGGAGTGGCGAAACCCAAACGCGCGCCCTTTTTATGCCATCGAATACGCTCATATTGAAATGGTGGTCATCAACCCTGTGAGAACATCTCTCACTGGCAACTTCAGCTTTGTGATGAGGGCCTATAATCCCAACAAAAATTCCACCATTTACTATGAATCCATGAAGATTTATAACACTACTGACAGTAGAAATGAAACTGCTAGTCCTGTTAGGCTAGTAGAGAATTTCACTCAACCACCTTTCAATGTGACTCGGAttcatttctttgttttggcAACATTCTCCTCCGACGATGGTGCTGACATCCTAAACGAGTACCTACTGCAAGGCAGAATCACAGCAAACATTTCGGTCAAGGCTGCCATGAGGTTTAGGTATGGAAGCTGGATATCTACGCCTCACGCTATTGGGATTTATTGTCAACCTGCGGCTGTATTGCTGAAAAGAAATTTTCAGACCACTGGTTGCTATGTTgatctttaa